One Euphorbia lathyris chromosome 1, ddEupLath1.1, whole genome shotgun sequence DNA segment encodes these proteins:
- the LOC136229830 gene encoding pentatricopeptide repeat-containing protein At3g48250, chloroplastic-like, which yields MNRTRTFFSALRFSNPLLSNPIPVNRRLLTQVTHFAPVSPYFLLEQSHTCYVGTHQKLYFSSKPSSIVQLLLVNDWSPDLETELENSNPILNHETIIYILKRLDKEPHKAWDFYNWLCKRNEFKPSSPMYSLLLRILVNKDSMKNFWIALRKMKEQGFYIDEETYKTISAIFISEKMKSDEVAFKHFFNRMVEENAMDSVVKSVVNIILEAEWNNEVEKELGNMGILLKDDFVIRVLKELRNYPVKALQFFRWVCKSEGYECNTLIYNAMMRVLGRDDSIEEFWSVLEEMKNAGHEMDIDTYIKISRQFQKSKLIEDAVKLYEFMMDSPFRPSVQDCSMLLRSISASDAPDLSLVKRVVSKYEATGSSLSKAVYDGMHRCLIGAGKFDEAEQIIKDMKNAGHEPDNIIYSQLVHGLCKAMKLEEAREVVNIMEECGCVPDIKTWTILIQGHCAANRVDMALMCLAKMMEKNCNVDADLLDVLMNAFLSERRIDGAYTLLVEMVNKVHVRPWQATFKLLIEKLLGERKIEEALNLLRLMKQHNYPPFAAPFVAYISKFGTVEDAAEFLKALSVKEYPSTSAYVNVFKSFFNEGRFSEAKDLLYKCPHHIRKHPQVGELFGSANTADATA from the coding sequence ATGAATCGAACAAGAACATTCTTTTCAGCTCTTCGATTCTCCAATCCGCTCCTCTCGAATCCGATTCCGGTGAATCGCCGACTATTAACTCAGGTGACTCACTTCGCCCCTGTCTCTCCATATTTTCTCTTAGAGCAATCTCATACTTGTTATGTCGGTACCCATCAGAAGTTGTATTTTTCGTCAAAACCTAGCTCCATTGTACAGCTCTTATTGGTCAATGACTGGTCACCTGACTTAGAGACGGAGTTAGAAAACTCCAATCCTATATTGAACCATGAgacaattatctatattttgaAGAGGCTAGATAAAGAACCTCATAAGGCCTGGGATTTCTATAATTGGTTGTGTAAGAGAAACGAGTTTAAACCTAGTTCCCCTATGTATAGCTTACTTCTTAGAATATTGGTTAACAAGGATTCCATGAAGAATTTTTGGATCGCCTTGAGGAAAATGAAAGAACAAGGGTTTTACATTGATGAGGAAACTTATAAAACTATTTCGGCTATATTTATATCGGAGAAGATGAAAAGCGATGAGGTTGCTTTTAAGCATTTTTTTAATAGGATGGTAGAAGAGAATGCAATGGATAGTGTAGTCAAAAGTGTTGTTAATATAATTTTGGAAGCAGAGTGGAACAATGAGGTTGAGAAAGAGTTGGGGAATATGGGAATCTTGTTGAAAGATGATTTTGTGATTAGGGTACTGAAGGAGCTTAGGAATTATCCTGTGAAAGCATTGCAATTTTTTCGTTGGGTTTGTAAGAGTGAGGGTTATGAATGCAACACTCTTATATATAATGCAATGATGAGAGTTCTTGGTAGGGATGATTCAATTGAAGAGTTTTGGAGTGTCCTTGAGGAGATGAAAAATGCGGGTCATGAAATGGATATCGACACGTATATTAAAATTTCAAGGCAGTTTCAGAAAAGCAAGTTGATTGAGGATGCAGTGAAACTTTATGAATTTATGATGGATAGCCCGTTTAGGCCCTCGGTTCAAGATTGCAGCATGCTTTTGCGGAGCATTTCTGCAAGTGATGCCCCTGATTTAAGTTTGGTTAAAAGAGTTGTGAGCAAATATGAGGCAACTGGGAGTTCCCTCTCTAAGGCTGTTTATGACGGGATGCATAGGTGTTTGATAGGTGCAGGAAAGTTTGATGAAGCAGAACAAATTATAAAGGATATGAAAAATGCAGGACATGAGCCTGACAACATCATATATAGTCAACTGGTGCATGGACTTTGTAAAGCTATGAAATTGGAAGAAGCACGCGAAGTTGTGAACATAATGGAAGAATGTGGATGCGTCCCAGATATTAAGACATGGACCATATTGATTCAAGGGCATTGTGCTGCTAATCGAGTTGACATGGCCTTAATGTGCCTTGCCAAGATGATGGAGAAAAACTGTAATGTTGATGCTGATCTGTTGGATGTATTAATGAATGCTTTCCTGAGTGAAAGGAGGATAGATGGTGCATACACCTTGCTTGTAGAGATGGTAAACAAGGTTCATGTAAGACCTTGGCAAGCTACATTCAAACTTCTTATTGAAAAGCTTCTAGGCGAGAGAAAAATCGAGGAAGCTTTAAATCTTCTTCGGTTAATGAAGCAGCACAATTACCCTCCTTTCGCTGCGCCATttgttgcatatatatcaaagtTTGGGACAGTGGAGGATGCTGCAGAGTTTTTGAAGGCATTGAGTGTGAAGGAATATCCTTCAACATCTGCTTATGTTAATGTCTTCAAATCATTCTTTAATGAAGGTAGGTTTTCTGAGGCCAAAGATCTGCTATATAAGTGCCCACATCATATTCGGAAACATCCACAAGTCGGTGAACTTTTTGGTTCTGCAAACACTGCAGATGCTACGGCTTGA
- the LOC136229839 gene encoding pentatricopeptide repeat-containing protein At3g48250, chloroplastic-like, translating into MNRTGTIFSALRFSNSLLSSRIPVTRQLLTQVTHFSPLSQHSHTSYCFDTHQKLYFSSKPSTLVQLLLVNDWSTELETQLENSNPILTHETVIYVLRNLGKDPHQAWHFFNWVSKRDDFKPSSPLYSLLLRILANNYSWKYFGITLRKMKEQGFYIGEDTYFTILLILKKEYMHCDAIAFKHFFNRMLEVNAMDSVVKSVVTVILGTEWDNEVEKQLGDMGILLTDNFVIRVLKRLRDYPAKALQFFYWICKDEAYECNAVTYNEMVRFLARNDSVGEFWSVVEEMKNAGHEMDMDTYIKISRQFQKNKLIEDAVKLYEFMMDGPFKPSVQDCCWLLRSISACDAPDLSLVKRVVSKCEVTGSSLSKAVYDGIHRCLTSAGNFDEAEHIRKNMKNAGYEPDNITYNQQVFGLCKAKKLEEAYRFFNEMEAHGCVPDIKTWTVLIQGHCAAKQIDMALRCFAKMRKKNVKADAGLLDILINALLGEKRIDDAYTLLVEMVRKARLRPWSATYGLLTKKLLGARKIEQAFSLLRLMKQSNLTNEFLVEPFVECLSKFGTVEDAAYFLKVWSGKERPSTFAYLHLFRSFFEEGRHSEAKDLLYKCPRHIVEHPNISELFDSAKNGDAAS; encoded by the coding sequence ATGAATCGAACAGGGACAATCTTTTCAGCTCTTAGATTCTCCAATTCGCTCCTTTCGAGTCGCATTCCAGTGACTCGGCAACTATTAACTCAGGTAACTcacttctcccccctctctcagCATTCGCATACTTCTTACTGTTTTGATACCCATCAGAAGCTGTACTTTTCGTCAAAACCCAGCACTCTTGTACAGTTGTTGCTGGTCAATGATTGGTCTACTGAGTTAGAGACGCAGTTAGAAAACTCCAATCCTATTTTGACCCATGAGACAGTTATTTATGTTTTGAGAAACCTAGGTAAAGATCCTCATCAGGCTTGGCATTTCTTTAATTGGGTGAGTAAGCGAGATGACTTTAAACCGAGTTCCCCTCTCTATAGCTTATTGCTTAGAATATTGGCTAACAATTATTCCTGGAAGTATTTTGGGATTACCTTAAGGAAAATGAAAGAACAAGGGTTTTATATTGGTGAGGATACTTATTTTACTATTCTGCTTATTTTGAAAAAGGAGTATATGCATTGTGATGCGATTGCTTTTAAGCATTTTTTTAATAGGATGCTTGAAGTGAATGCCATGGATAGTGTAGTGAAAAGTGTAGTTACTGTTATTTTGGGGACAGAGTGGGACAATGAGGTTGAGAAACAATTGGGGGACATGGGAATCTTGTTGACAGATAATTTTGTGATTAGGGTACTGAAGAGGCTTAGAGATTATCCTGCGAAAGCTTTGCAATTTTTTTATTGGATTTGTAAGGATGAGGCTTATGAATGCAACGCTGTTACATATAATGAAATGGTGAGATTTCTTGCTAGGAATGATTCAGTTGGAGAGTTTTGGAGTGTTGTTGAGGAGATGAAAAATGCTGGTCATGAAATGGATATGGACACTTACATTAAAATTTCAAGGCAGTTTCAGAAAAACAAGTTGATTGAGGATGCAGTGAAACTTTATGAATTTATGATGGATGGCCCATTTAAGCCCTCTGTTCAAGATTGCTGCTGGCTTTTGCGGAGCATTTCTGCATGTGATGCCCCAGATTTGAGTTTGGTTAAAAGAGTTGTGAGCAAATGTGAGGTAACAGGGAGTTCCCTTTCTAAGGCTGTTTATGATGGAATCCACAGGTGTCTGACAAGTGCAGGAAACTTTGATGAAGCAGAACATATTAGGAAGAATATGAAAAATGCAGGATATGAGCCTGACAACATCACATACAATCAACAGGTGTTCGGACTTTGTAAAGCTAAGAAATTGGAAGAAGCATACAGGTTTTTTAATGAAATGGAGGCACATGGATGTGTCCCGGATATTAAGACGTGGACCGTGCTGATTCAAGGGCATTGTGCTGCTAAACAAATCGATATGGCTTTAAGGTGCTTTGccaagatgaggaagaaaaatGTTAAAGCTGATGCTGGTCTATTGGATATATTGATAAATGCTTTGCTTGGTGAAAAGAGGATAGATGATGCATACACACTGCTTGTTGAGATGGTTAGGAAAGCACGTTTAAGACCTTGGTCCGCTACATACGGACTTCTTACTAAAAAGCTTCTGGGTGCAAGGAAAATTGAACAGGCCTTTAGTCTTCTTCGCTTAATGAAGCAGTCAAATCTGACAAATGAGTTTCTTGTTGAGCCATTTGTTGAATGTTTGTCCAAGTTTGGGACAGTAGAGGATGCTGCATATTTTTTGAAGGTATGGAGTGGGAAGGAACGTCCTTCAACTTTTGCTTACCTTCATCTCTTTCGATCATTCTTTGAGGAAGGTAGGCATTCTGAGGCGAAAGATCTGCTCTACAAGTGCCCACGTCATATTGTGGAACATCCAAATAT